GATATTTATGCTTGCTATGTAATTTGGATGATCTTTGGTATATCGCTTGTTGTGGCAATACACTAGAAAACAAGCCAACACTATCGTTCCAAATAAGCATCTGCGATTAGGTCCACATCACACACAACCGATGCAGTATAGTTGTGTGTACTGAGGGCTACATTACAAACATGTGTTCAAAAGGAGCATGTATAATGAGCATTACACCCCAATGATTACCATTCCATGTGCAATGATACCCTTACATCAATGACAAGCTCATAGTGATTAGCCCAGAAACTATATGCTTGAGGTTATTTAACTGCGGGCAGTGGCGTGTTCTATTAGTAATATGTCTTAATGGAAAAAGCTAACTATTGGCAAAATCAAATACAACTACCTTCCATTCCCAATGTAATTTTCGTCATAGAAGCAACATCACTCATGTTTAGATTCTGAGCAGGCATAATAATGATGTATTTATTGCTAAACTTAACCCATCTTTCCACTAAGCAAACATGCATTGGAGCACCTAGCTACTTCGGTTGCCACTTTGTTGTATTTGGAGATGGGCCCATGATGGTGAGCATCGATGCGAAAACATCAAATACCAATTTGACCATGGTGTATGGCACAGGTTGTGGATACCCTAATGTTGATCTAGCACCGAGTTGAGCCTTCTGACCATCTCCTCCACTGTTGAGTTGAACCCCTCTTCCAACTGAAATTAAATAAATAGGTTGCACCAAAGTAGTGTAAGCAATGCACACCGATGAAATACTAAAGTTAGTTCATGTATATTTTCCGCTCATATCTAAATCTCATACAAAAACTTAAATGTGTTTGTATAGTACATGCATGTCCCACAAGCATCCCCTCACAATTGAGTACAATTTGCATTGTTGAAATAAATAATTCACCACATGATGCATTGAGTCTTATGATGAGAGTTTTTACACTCCTGAAATTAGTTAAAGGTGATGAAACAATTATCTTTTCCTAATAGCGAGATGAGGTTTCATATATACTAACTAAGCAACTGTGTCATCACCCAATTATCTTTTGTGAATGCTACAATGTTAAATATGTTTATTGGGAAATAAACGGTAACCGTGCAGGGAGTGTGAGACTAAAAATATCTAATAAAGGACAATGCTTTGTAGCAATTGTTAGTAAAAATACAAAAAGATAACCTTCTCCAAATGGAAAATATTTAGATGTTTATGAATTATTTTTTTCATTGCTTTTGGATTAATTCATTATCTACTCATGACCCACGAGGGAACATACTAGATTTCATAAACTTTTGTTATACGTCCAGACAGAATCTACCTAATCCCTTATGATCTATCTAGCATCAAAATACACGTTAACATTTGAACTAATTGCTTGATAAACACTTCATATATTGGGAATGGCTAGAGCCAAGTCGACTACATTTTTTAAGGGTCAGTCAATTTACTTCTAGCCATTGGATGAAAAAGGAATAGTTAGATCTCCTTCTTTTACCTCCCTCCTGAAGAAAATTGTCTCATATTTCACCCCATGATCTGACCATGTTCTTCATCGAGCCGCCTTCCGGCTGGCTGAACCGCCTTGCTATCCCNNNNNNNNNNNNNNNNNNNNNNNNNNNNNNNNNNNNNNNNNNNNNNNNNNNNNNNNNNNNNNNNNNNNNNNNNNNNNNNNNNNNNNNNNNNNNNNNNNNNNNNNNNNNNNNNNNNNNNNNNNNNNNNNNNNNNNNNNNNNNNNNNNNNNNNNNNNNNNNNNNNNNNNNNNNNNNNNNNNNNNNNNNNNNNNNNNNNNNNNNNNNNNNNNNNNNNNNNNNNNNNNNNNNNNNNNNNNNNNNNNNNNNNNNNNNNNNNNNNNNNNNNNNNNNNNNNNNNNNNNNNNNNNNNNNNNNNNNNNNNNNNNNNNNNNNNNNNCAGGCTTGCCTCCGCCCCCGTCCATCCTTCTAAGGTTGATGAACTACCGGATTTCTCTAGCGAACCTCCACCCCATacaccctaagatagacaaggaGACTTCTTCTCCCCCCTGCACCCCCTTTGCACCGCACGATAGATGAGATCGATCAATCCTGCCGCCGACGGCCTCGGTACTCTACAGCGACTGCTTCTTTCTCAaccaaatcgactgacccaaattaaaAAATTCAGGCGACTTACATCCAGCAAAACTGTCATATATTATATCATGGCTGGGGTGTCTCCTTCATAATGCTTGAATTCCCAAATTAAGTCTTGGTTGATCATTTGTCCCCATTTTTCATTATGTTTAAATTTTATCTAGATGGCATATGTATGGCGCAAAACATGCTGCATCGACATGACCCTTATCCATGGTGGTCCAAAATTATGTCTCGGTGCAGGAATTTTGTAGCAGACTAGAAACATTAGCCAACTAGAATACTTAAATGAGATCATGGCTGATAATATGGCCATCAACTAACTATATATGGTTGTCATGTCATCAACATACATCAATATTAATCACTAATATAATAGGGTTGTCATGTTGTTTTCACTTTCTGGCTTTCTCTTTTCATGTCATTTTTTTCTTGGAGCACGCGGATGTTCGCTCTTGCATTATAGATCAACTTTTTCATTTGTACTTTCTCCAGCCGAGATGGGGTACCATACATGACTGCCTCATATACTATGTAAAATTCTTACACTCGTGACCTAAACCCCGACCCcatcccacctctctctctctcccagctGTTGGATGTCAAGCTCCTCTCCTTCTTGACTCCGGACACCGCCACTATCATTACCACACTTCACCTAAAATGGTAAGGATGGTGCAACACGAGCTATCTCGATCTGACAGAGGCATGTTCTAGCCGTCCTCTATCCATTAGCATCACCCAAGTTGCCTTGAACCGGTTGTGGTTCAGCCTTCCTCACTCTATTGTCCAAGCAACACGTGTCATGCCTTTTTACATTTGTTTCTTCACATGTGGTGTGCCTTCGCATTGGGGTGGCCTGCCTCATTTTCGAAGACGGTGTGGCATGATCTTCCTTGGTCGAATACCAATGAGGTGCGGCCTAGCCTGCATAGACCCAATAGTGCTACAGTGTAGCTCCAATAGGGAATTAATGGCATGACATGGTTTGACGTGACTTAGTTTGGATGATAGCATGGAGTGGCCTTGCCCTGGCCTTGTGATGGTCAAGGTATAACTAACTCTTGCATTGTCATTCCATGATTGATGCTCCATTTCAGTGTCTTTGCACAAAACGACCTAACAATTAATTTCCTATCTTGATTTTTCAATAGTCCATACAAATCATGTGTCAGTGCTCTTATCTTTGAGCATGACCAAAATAAGATAATATGGACAAGAAGTCAATTGACAACAGATTAATCTAATGGTAAATGATAATGATATTTTGGTTCGCCCTTCCTTTCCTTAACTAGCCCCTCTCTGGTCTATATGTATAACCTTTTAACCTAGCTATATTGTATTTATTCATATTTATCCCTATATATCATCTCATGCATGTATATAAATCTTGAGCATGCTTTGAGCTCAGAAACTCTTGGGTGTTAGATGATGGAATGATGAGGTGAGATGGATATATTGATTCTACTGTCATGAAGCAAATAGTGTAATCAAGAATATGTTTTTCTATTGTAGTTTGTTAATCACATTTCTTTTTCTTTGACAATCGCTGAAATGTACCGGGTTTCCCTTAGCATTTTTTATATTTCTTCCATTCCCTAAAAAACACGAGGTCAATTGTACTAATCTTGATGATTTATATATGTGCGTGAGATGGATGTGAGAGAATTGGTGTGATATATGTGTGCATGAGTATGTGTAGTGTGCATCAGTTTGGTTGTTAACTGTTGGACATGTAGACTTGTGCAAAGGATAAGATATTAACGAGTAGTTTGGGTTTGAAGAAAATATGTGTAGACATTCATAGGTCGGTCTACGTAGAAAACCGATGAGGAAAGCCACCGATCCAAGGAGGATGAGAGATAAGGTAGCATTACGGAAAGGCTTGTGTGATACTTGATTCCACTTCTATCATTTCACTATGGTACTATATTCTCTGAGCAAGATAATTTTTGCATAATTTATAAAACAAAGGTTTTGTACATCTAAAGCCATCCCGGCAGATGTTTAGTTAGAGAAAAAAGTATCAACAATCAATATAAAGGACTATCTATATAATTCAATCACCTATATTTCTATGTGCTCAAGTTGTTATATTGTCGGTTTATGCGAAGAAAAACTACTAATGCATATGTGCTTATTAATTATTGGTACATCATAATTAAGCAtgtttgttactccctccgtcatGGTTTAGAAGGCGCACTTGGAAATTCTCTAGGACCTAGGTGATTATCTATTGGTTGTGGGATgggctaaaaaatagcattcacactacgcatgcatatagaaatagtatatcggagtactaattagctactagaaataaatgcaatgcgccctaaatcttgtctattgtggaaacgcacgcaaatttaactgtgccttctaaaccgtgacggagggagtGCAAGATATGAGCATTTCATCCATCCTACGATACATTTTTTCTTGCTAACCACATCTAGACACTGTGTATGCATACTTGTATTTGAGAGTGGTTTTTCTACACCCCCGCTACACCCCCTTGAGAAAACATAGcaaaacattttaaaaaattctgaaactttctGGGAATTATTATGAACAAATGTTATAGGTTCTTGCAAAGTTTGATTGTCAAATAGCATTCGAGGAGCTCTGTACAAAAAAACAGAATCACTCAAAATGTATGTGCACTGTTTGAGCAGATTTTGCATTTTTGTCTTTTTTTGTACAGAGCTCTTTGAATATTATTTGACCACCAAACTTTCCAAGCATCCATTACATTTGTTAATAATCATTCCcacaaagtttcagaatttttgaaaTATTTTGTTAGGGTGTAGTGTGGTGGGGTGCAGACACTACTTTCCCTTTTTTATATCTCATCAAACAGTACGTGAATTGATATTATGAAACTATATTTGGTGATTTTTAATGTAATTTAATCGCAACCCCGATAGGCAATTACTAGCTACTTGTGGAACTACTATATTTTTTACGGATTGATACATCATGAGGAAAATAGCTGCAGGCATCAATTGATACAGAGCCCACGGGTTCCCCTGTTTAAAAAAAAAAATCTCAGCGGTACAAAAATAACGGTTTGAGTACTACTTGCCTTGGCCGTAATGTTGATGATGGTGGTGTCGGCTAGGAATGGCATGCTGCTGGTGTGGGTGATGGCAAGTCGGAGTACCTCCACCTCTGCCAGTACCCTCACTAGTAGTCCATTTGTGTTCTCACAGTGGATCTGCACTAGCACGCTCTTATCTGAAAACCGGACCTTGATCTCTGGAAGCCATGTGCCCAACTGGCTCGGCTCACTGACATTATCGTCGCCGTAGTTGCTGGTGAGGCCGCCTAGGCAGGGTCTGTTCTTGTGGACGAGTACAGTGGAGcagatggtggtggtggcagcATGCTTGTTGTTGTTCTCCAGGATGTTCACCTTCTCTTGGAGCTCTCTCACGTGCTTCACCGCATCCCCAATAATCGTTGCCTTGTTCATCTGCCACATCGGACTCACATCAATTCACCACCATCTTTCTCAATCTTAAATAACACATGCAATCTTAAATTTTTAATAGATTGGttgattaattaaataattaatccAAGCTTCTACCAAGCAAGCATGCACACATAAGGACAAGGTGCCAATATGCTAAATTAATCCAAGTTGATTCAAATTTTAGAGCATATCATACCAGTATGCTATCTTCATGTGGATAGGCCTAGTGCCATTTGATGTACTATGAGTTTTACCATCCTActagttcttctaaaaaaaatATATGGGCAGCGCTAGGTGCCGCCCAAAAGGCGTCCTGCGGAAAAACTGGCCTCCAGTCCATTCGTCTGGCCCTTCATAATTCAATTGTTCAGCACAGTGTTTTTTTCTAGGTTTTCAGCGTCACAACATTTCTTCTAGCAGGTATATCAAAATCTAGTAGCAGAGAAATTCAAACACACCCCTGGGGCAAAATTACGCTTTTATTTGCTTCTGAAAAATGTTGAGTATGTTTaagtttcacagaaaatccattcTTCTAAGAAAACTATTACAACACAAAAGATTAAAAATCATTCAACGTTGACAAACAAGTTTGCTTTTAATAGAAAGCGTGTTCCTGGAGCGTACCAACACAAAAATAGCCATCAAGGTGGGTGTTTACAGACATTATAATAGATATTATTACTGCAAAAGCTAAAAAAAGGAGATAAGAGCTTATAAAAACGAATGGCATCTCCCTCCTCGCCAAAATCCTTACCTGCAGTTTAACTAATTTGCAGTACATGGTTATTGCAAGAAGCATGCATGGGATGAGATCTATGGAATAGAAGTGATGGATACAAGAGAATACCTTCTTTAGGCCGGGGATAAGAGTGGAGAGCTCCATGAGCCGCTGGTTGATCTTCTCCCTCCGGCGGCGCTCCGCGATTATGTGGTCCTTGGCGGGATCAGGGGACATCGACGACGCCGATGCTGCGGAGCCCTGCAAGTTGCTCCCAGATCTCCTCCCGGCAGCACTCTTATGTCCTCCTCTCGCGGCCGGCTGCGTCGACGCAGCACTGGACTTCCAGCTCATTGGCGTGCTAGCCCtggcgacggcggcgtggaccACCACATCACCGGAGCTGCTATCCCCGTACTGGTTGTCAACCTGCACCGTCAGGTCCGGGTTGTCACCGGCCGTCGTCGGCAGAGGCTGGGGAGGGGTGCCGAGCTCCTGCTGCGAGGGGAAGGAGGCGGCAGTATGGTCGCCGCAGTGGAAGCTGCCAGTATCGTATACCAGAGAAGCGGCGGCGGGGAAGGTGTGCTGGTCCAGCGTGTTTATCGCCCACTGCATGAAGCTCGACTCCTCCATGTCGATCGACCGATCGAGATTACAAACTCCCAACCCAACTATGCTAGATCTCCACTACAAGAACAAATTAAATCACGAAACTGAGTATCTTACATTACACTCCAAAGAACATATGTAGCCTATAGCTGGCTAGATGCATTACATATGTGTTGGTTATGGGGTATATATAGCTAGAAAGCCTAGAGATGCATCATACCAAGTGCAAAACAGTGCAAAATGGACCAGGTGCACTGTCACCACAACCCTGGGGCCTATCTCTGCCCCAGCCTATTCGTACATATAAATATTGTCTACTAAAGCACATTCTAAATTAGATCCGAATTTGAGCAGACAGGTGGGGCAGTCGCCCATATATAGTTATGGGGATCGTGTATGCGCGTCGGGTAAGATATTTTTAGATCTAGCACAGTATACTTAtttattatttcaaaaatatttattttcatTGCTCGTAGCACGAAGAAAATTATTTTGGAGTTGTACCTTTTCTTTATCTTTCAATTATAACATAAATTGGCTGGTATCTCAGTATCTCACACAAATCATGTCCAACGTAAGGGTTTGTTTTGCTTCTAAAGCAACAGAAACATATTTCTTGATCTAGAGAATTTGCGTTCATGTCAACCATAATTTCTTTTTGGACCAAACATAAGATTGTGACTATAATTTTTTTCCTGAGACGTTCAACAATATTTTTGTATCCATCGGCCAAACAATTTCATTCATTTGAATAGGAGTTTATTTGCATCATCATATACGAAGTCCTTTTGAAGATTACATACTCTATCCTAATTTAACTTTGCTTTTCATGAAACTAGAGGATACCATGCGCGTTGTTGCAGGAATTGGTTGATGAAAAATTTGGGTTAATAACATGAGAACCGAGAAAATGAGTtattatatttgattatgtatAGTTGTAAACATTTTCTCGTGGATGGTTGAATATTTTGGAGAGTCTCTTCCCATGCACGATGGCATGTTGAGGTGGGCCTTATCCGACTCATGATGGTATGGAGGTCGCATGCTTCCATATTGAGAATTTGAGATATTAAGTTAGTGGGGATGACTCTCTTAGGTATATATAGGATACATCCAGATGACTAACACATGCAACAGCCATGGCGGTGCCTGCAAAATTCATAACGCGGTCATGTCGATTCCATGTCATCTCCTTATAAAGGCATTGCCACGTTGCCTCCTTATGATATAGCCATAGCCGCCTCCTAGCCATATTGGACCGTGTACTGTCCCCGATGAACTTGTCTTGGCCACCATACCCCACATGGTGAGAGCACACCCATCAGATCTACAACTTCACCCACTCACCATCCTAATCTTGCTCATTGCCATTCTCATGTGTCCTGATTTTTAAACAAAAATGTGAGGCCCAAACTCAATTTGTCGTGTCAATTTGTTCGTGCCTGCTCGAAATTTGATGTGCGTGTGTGGAGGGTGAGAGAGAAAGAGATAGAGAGTGAgacaaggaaagagagggggagtgTATTATTTATTTTGTAGATTTGAAATAGAATAGGATGGAGATCATCGGCCAACTTCTTCATGCACTtgcagttcgaatttgaattatatttGCTAAATCCTTAGAAATGCACTTAATGACTTAAATATAGCTAACGCACCCGAAAAAAATGCCAGGTTCTGACATGGGAAATGTGATTGTGTATGTTGATTATGGAAAAGGTTTCAAGTTAAAAAAATGTGATTTGTCTACACTTCTCCTTCAAACCTAGCATGTTTCCTATTGAAATCAGGGTTCTTCCTCGTACAAGATCCATTTTTGATTATTCTGCGTGACAACTTTTCTGAAAAAATCTTGAATTGTTTCCATGGACTCTCTAGGGGCCATAtcatgataccatggcaagtttctGGTTTTTCTGACTTGGTTTGATCTTTGAGAATTAAAATGCTAATAAATGGTATATGGGAAATGTTTATTGGATAAGGCCAAAACATTGACTCAAGTACACAAATAAAAAAATCAACCCATTATTCTTGACATCATTTAAGATACTTGCAATTTAGATTACGAATTTCATCCATTAAATGCCTAGAATTTCTCTTATATGCTTAAATATAGGAAATGAAACCGAAAAAGGGTCAAAATTTGACATGTGCAATTTCATGGTGTATATTGAGCA
The sequence above is drawn from the Triticum aestivum cultivar Chinese Spring chromosome 7A, IWGSC CS RefSeq v2.1, whole genome shotgun sequence genome and encodes:
- the LOC123147270 gene encoding transcription factor NAI1-like, whose protein sequence is MEESSFMQWAINTLDQHTFPAAASLVYDTGSFHCGDHTAASFPSQQELGTPPQPLPTTAGDNPDLTVQVDNQYGDSSSGDVVVHAAVARASTPMSWKSSAASTQPAARGGHKSAAGRRSGSNLQGSAASASSMSPDPAKDHIIAERRRREKINQRLMELSTLIPGLKKMNKATIIGDAVKHVRELQEKVNILENNNKHAATTTICSTVLVHKNRPCLGGLTSNYGDDNVSEPSQLGTWLPEIKVRFSDKSVLVQIHCENTNGLLVRVLAEVEVLRLAITHTSSMPFLADTTIINITAKLEEGFNSTVEEMVRRLNSVLDQH